In Serratia liquefaciens ATCC 27592, the genomic stretch TGCAAACGCTGGAAGACCCAAAAGGGGTGCAGCCGATTTACGCACCGGCACCGATCATTCGTGAAGCCGCGCTGAAACAGCACGCCAATATCGCCGAATTGCTGAAGCCGGTCTTTGCAACGCTGGACGGCCCGACGCTGCAAAAACTTAATGCGCAGATCGCGGTGGAAGGTCAGGATGCCAAACAGGTTGCGGCCGCTTATCTGAAAGAAAAAGGATTGGTTAAGGGATAGCGCTGATATTCCCTCTCTCTCAATGGGAGAGAGGGAGAGCAGGGCCCATTGACTATGGAGCCGGAGAGTTTCTTTGATTATTGCCGTAAAAAACCGCGTATTACTGACGCTGCTTGTTTTGTTGCTGCTGGCCGCATTTGGCCTGCCGTTCCTCAGCTATGCCCCCAATCGCCTGCTGTCGGGCAAGAGCATTTCCCTGATTTCCCTGCTGCACGGCCCGGCGCTGTGGCTATTGGCCCCGCTGTTGATGCTGGCAGTGCTCAGCCTGTTGCCACCGCTCAGGCGCAATGCATTGCTGACCGCGCTGGCGGCTGCAGCGCTGCTGGCGCTCACCTTCTGGCTGAGCGGGCATGCCGCGCAGCAGTTGGCGCAGGAAGGTTCCAAACTGGCACGTACCTCCTGGGGCAGCGGCTGCTGGCTGATGCTGGCGCTGAGCCTGCTGATGGCTGCCGATGCTATCACCCGCATCACGTCTTCGCATTTGTGGCGCATGCTCGGCAACCTGCTGGTGATATTGCCTGCGCTGGCGCTGCTGTTCGGCCATCAGTTGGATCAGCTTTCGCTGCTGAAAGAGTATTACAACCGGCAAGATGTGTTTGATGCCGCGCTGTTGCAGCACCTGACTATTCTGCTGGCGACGATGGTCCCGGCGCTGCTGATCGGCGTGCCGCTCGGGGTGTTGTGTTTTCGTTCATCCCGTTTGCAAACCCCGATCTTCTCCACGCTGAACATTATCCAGACCGTGCCGTCGATTGCCCTGTTCGGCCTGCTGATAGCGCCGTTGGCCGGATTGGCGAAGGCGGTGCCCTGGCTGGCGGAACACGGCGTCAGCGGTATTGGCATGGCGCCGGCGATAGTCGCCCTGGTGTTGTACGCCCTGTTGCCGCTGGTGCGCAGCGTGGTGGCCGGGTTACAGAGCGTGCCCGCCAGCGTGATCGAATCTGCCAGCGGTATGGGACTGACGCGCGGCCAGATTTTCTTTCTCGTACAGCTGCCGTTGGCTTTGCCGCTGTTTCTGACCGGCGTGCGCATTCTGGCGGTGCAGACCGTCGGTATGGCGGTGGTAGCCGCGTTGATCGGTGCCGGAGGTTTCGGCGCCATCGTTTTCCAGGGTTTGCTGAGCAGCGCGCTGGATCTGGTGCTGCTGGGCGTGATCCCGGTGATCGTGATGGCGGTAATCGTCGATTCGCTGTTTAAATTTATGGTTTCAATTTTGGAAGTGTCACGCCGATGATTCAGTTTAATCAGGTCAGCAAGATTTTTCAGGGTAAGCCGGCGGTGGACGATCTGACGCTGCAGATTGCCAAAGGCGAATTTGCCGTACTGATCGGTACCTCAGGCTCCGGTAAATCCACCACATTAAAAATGATCAACCGGCTGATCGAACACGATCAGGGCAAAATTTACTTTGCCGATGAAGAGATCCAAAAATTCAAACCGCAGGATCTGCGGCGCCGCATGGGCTATGCCATTCAGTCGATCGGCCTGTTTCCGCATTGGACGGTAGAGGAGAACATCGCCACCGTGCCGCAATTGCTGAAATGGCCGCGGGCACGGATCCGCGATCGGGTGACCGAACTGCTGGAGCTGTTGCACCTGGAGCCGGAACTGTTCCGACACCGTTATCCGCACCAGCTTTCCGGCGGGCAACAGCAGCGAGTGGGAGTGGCGCGCGCGTTGGCTGCCGATCCGGAAGTGTGGTTGATGGACGAACCCTTTGGCGCTCTCGATCCGGTAACGCGCACCGCGCTGCAGACGGAGATTGCGCGTATTCATCATCTCTCCGGGCGCACCATCGTACTGGTGACGCATGACATTGACGAAGCGCTGGCATTGGCCGATCGCATCGTGTTGCTCGACCAGGGTCGTGTGGTGCAACAAGGCACGCCGCTGGAGCTGCTGACTGCACCGGCCAACGATTTTGTGCGCGATTTCTTTGGCCGAAGCGATCGCGGCATCAAACTGCTTTCTTTAGGCACGGTGGCGGAACGGGTGCGTCCTGGCCATGCGGACGGTGAGCCTATTTCCTCCACCATGAACCTGCGTGAAGCGCTGTCGGTATTTGTGGCGCGCGGCAGTGAATGCTTGCCGGTGGTGGGGGAGCAAGGAGAGGCACTCGGCGTGCTGCATTTCAACGATCTGATTGCCCAAAAGGCGCTGTCATGAGTGCGCCTAAAGCCCTGCGTTGGCTGCGCGATCCGCTGCCCTGGACCTTTGCCCTGCTGCTGGCGCTGGTGTTTGGCATGAATCATTTGCATGGCCTGTTTGCAGCCTGGTTTCCCGATCTGGAAAGGCCGGTGTATCAGCAGGACAGTTTTATCTCGCTGGTGTGGGCACATCTGTTGCTGGTCGCGGTCTCCAGTCTGATCGCCGTGGTGATTGGCGTAGCGGCCGGGATCGGCGTGACGCGCCCTGCCGGTAAGGCGTTTCGTTCGCTGGTGGAAACCGTGGTAGCGGTCGGCCAGACTTTTCCGCCCGTGGCGGTGCTGGCGGTAGCGGTACCTGTGATGGGCTTTAGCGAACAGCCGGCGATTATCGCACTGGTGCTGTACGGTTTGCTGCCGATCTTGCAGGGCACGCTGACGGGTATTGAATCGGTACCCAGCGCGACCCGCGAGGTTGCGCAAGGGGTTGGTATGAGCGCCAGGCAAATTCTGTGGCGCGTCGAACTGCCGCTGGCGGCGCCGGTGATTGTTGCCGGTATTCGGACCTCGGTGATCATCAATATCGGCACGGCGGCAATCGCTTCCACCGTCGGCACCAAAACGCTTGGTTCGCCGATAATCATTGGCCTGAGCGGTTTTAATACCGCCTACGTGATCCAGGGTGCGATAGTGGTGGCGCTGCTGGCGATCATTACCGATATGCTGTTTGAGCGCTGGGTGCGCTATCTCACCGCCTGGCGTCAGCAGACGCAGGCGGCTTCTTCTGCGGGGTAAGGGAATAAGATGCAAGTATCTTTGCCGATGTACGGCGTGACCCATCAACCGGCCGAATCTTTCTGGCGAGTGCTGCGCGGTAAATTACTGCAGTTGGGATTGCCGCTGGCTCCTGAACAGCTCGTCTGGCCGCACGACCTGGCTCAGCACTGGCTACAGGACGATTTATTGCTCAGCCAAACCTGCGGTTATCCGCTGGTCAGCAGCCTGCAGCAGGTGCAGCTGATCGGGACTTATCACTACCGCGTCGAGGGTTGCGAGGGCGCGAACTACAGCAGTTGGTTAGTGGTGCGCGACGACGACCCAGGCGAGCGGCTGGCGGATTTTCGCGGCCGGATCGCCGCATACAACAGTACCGACTCTCAGTCAGGGCATAACAGCTTGCGTGCGCTGATCGCACCCTTGGCACAGAACGGCAGCTTCTTCAGTGATGCCATCGCCTCCGGGGCGCACTATCAGTCGCTCAAGCTGATCCAAAACCGGCAGGCAGACATTGCCGCCGTCGACTGCGTCAGCCTGAAACTGTTGAAACGGGCACGGCCACAGGCGTTGGCCGGGCTGAAAATTATTGGACGAACGGCCAGCGTGCCGGGGCTACCCTTGATTACCTCGTCGCAGACCCCGCCGGAACAGCTGGAAATACTGCGTGCCGGGGCGAAGGCGATGCTGGGCGAAGCGGTAAGCGACAATCTGCTGATCGGCGATTTCAGCCTGGTGCCGCGTTCGGCATACCAAATAATCACCGAGCTGGAGCAGCAGGCCGCCGCCCGCGGGGTGACAGCGCTGTAAGCTTATGACTGGCCCGTGTTCAGGCGGCGCTAAATAATGATGCCTGCGGCAGCGCGCAGAAAATCGCACCAACGGTTGGCGAAGGAAGAGAAGGGGAGTTGCTGCTGAAATGGAGAAATGAGGCGGTTACCGCGCCCTTTGCAGATACTGGTGCGCGTCAGGCGACTGCAGCGTTTTTTTACAACAACGCTGCCAGCGCGGGACGCATCACTTGGCCTGAATGCTCTCTGCCGGAGTGGCAGTGGCGGCGGCTTCGTGTGACGTGGCGGTCTCTTCTAGCGGCGTGGTGGAACGGGTGTACATATTCAGCCCGGCCAGGAATACGCCGCCGAGTGAACCAAAGGCACACAGAAAGATAACGATAATGAACGATTTTTTCAGCATGGGGATGATTTCGCAGGTTGCCAGGAACAACGGGAATTATAGACGCTTCGTAATATGAAACAAGAATCGTTTTAATACCCGTCGTCTTTCAAGCTGCAGCGTTTAAATCTGTTTCCGGTGGATTTGTCACTCCAGCCGCTGTAGGGGGCGTATACATTCGCCCCGATTAATTCGGCCGCAGCGTGCAGCGCCCCTACCTTTCCCTGCTTATGCGACTGACCGGGCGAGCAAACAGGAATTTGCCCAGCGTCACCAGCACCACCGCCGCTACGATAATCACCAGCGCCGCCCATTCACGCGGTGCCAGCGATTCGCCGGCAAAACCGATGCCGAGCAGCACGGCCACCACCGGATTGACATAGGCATAACTGGTGGCTACCGCCGGACGCACGTTTTTCAGCAAAAACATATAGGCGCTAATAGCCAACATGGAACCGAAGATAATCAGGTATCCCAGCGCAAAGAAACCTTTGGCGCTGGGCATCTGCGTCAGGCGTTCGCCGCTGAGCTGACTGACGACCAGCAGAACCACTCCGGCAACCAGCATTTCCGCCGCGCCCGCCATCGGTCCGGCCGGTAGCGAAATACGTGACCCCAGCACCGAGCCAAAGGCCCAACTGGCGGAAGCCAGCAGGATCAGTAACGCACCGGTAGGGTTGCCCACCAGGTTATTGCCGGTATTGAGCAATACGATCCCCACCAGGCCCAATGCGATACCTGCCCACTCCAGCTTGGTATTGCGCATGCCCCAAAACAGGCTGAAGAACAGGGTGAACAGCGGTACCGTCGCGACCATCACGGCGGCAATACCGGAAGGTACGTGCTGGTGTTCCGCCACGGTCACCAGACCGTTACCCACCGCCAGTAGCAAGATACCGATAGTGCCAGCGGCCAGCCACTGCCTGAGGGTTGGTAATGCATGGCCGCGCAACGCTAAAAAGCTGAACAGCACTATACCGGCGACCAAAAAGCGGATCCCGGCCATCATCAGCGGTGGCCAGCTCTCCACGCCCAGACGAATAACGAAGTAGGTAGAACCCCAGACAATATATAACGTGAACAGCGCCCCGATTAACGGCAGGACGTTACGGCTACTTTGACTCAGCATGGATATTTATTCTGCAGGGAGGTTATTATTAGAGGACTCAGTAAACCCGATCGCACGGAAGATTAGCAACGCTTTTCACTATTTTTTAACGGCAAGGTCGGCTGGCGAACCGATGAAAATCGAGAGAGAACGCCAGCCTGCAGATAGCCTTGAGCGAGTGCCGATTACAGCAGCGAAATACGGTAGGCGCAGCGGCGTGCACCGGCCAGAATATGTTCGGAACGTTCAACCTGCGCCTGCAACACCTCGGTGAAAATACTCAGCTCAGCACGACAGAACCCCTGACAAACGGTAGCGGCGGCGCAAATAGGGCAGTGGTTCTCTACCAACAGAAAGGAGCCGTCTTCCTGAGTACGGCATTCGGCCATATAGCCTTCGCGGCAGCGAATGGCCGTCAGACGCTGAACCCGTTCCTGCAAGTCGGTAGCGCCAATCATCGCCTGCTTGTAATTAATCCGCGTTTCTTGCTCGCGGGTGTCGATCAATAACTCAATCGCCTGCTCGCCCAGCTTGTCGCG encodes the following:
- a CDS encoding ABC transporter permease → MIIAVKNRVLLTLLVLLLLAAFGLPFLSYAPNRLLSGKSISLISLLHGPALWLLAPLLMLAVLSLLPPLRRNALLTALAAAALLALTFWLSGHAAQQLAQEGSKLARTSWGSGCWLMLALSLLMAADAITRITSSHLWRMLGNLLVILPALALLFGHQLDQLSLLKEYYNRQDVFDAALLQHLTILLATMVPALLIGVPLGVLCFRSSRLQTPIFSTLNIIQTVPSIALFGLLIAPLAGLAKAVPWLAEHGVSGIGMAPAIVALVLYALLPLVRSVVAGLQSVPASVIESASGMGLTRGQIFFLVQLPLALPLFLTGVRILAVQTVGMAVVAALIGAGGFGAIVFQGLLSSALDLVLLGVIPVIVMAVIVDSLFKFMVSILEVSRR
- a CDS encoding ABC transporter ATP-binding protein; protein product: MIQFNQVSKIFQGKPAVDDLTLQIAKGEFAVLIGTSGSGKSTTLKMINRLIEHDQGKIYFADEEIQKFKPQDLRRRMGYAIQSIGLFPHWTVEENIATVPQLLKWPRARIRDRVTELLELLHLEPELFRHRYPHQLSGGQQQRVGVARALAADPEVWLMDEPFGALDPVTRTALQTEIARIHHLSGRTIVLVTHDIDEALALADRIVLLDQGRVVQQGTPLELLTAPANDFVRDFFGRSDRGIKLLSLGTVAERVRPGHADGEPISSTMNLREALSVFVARGSECLPVVGEQGEALGVLHFNDLIAQKALS
- a CDS encoding ABC transporter permease — translated: MSAPKALRWLRDPLPWTFALLLALVFGMNHLHGLFAAWFPDLERPVYQQDSFISLVWAHLLLVAVSSLIAVVIGVAAGIGVTRPAGKAFRSLVETVVAVGQTFPPVAVLAVAVPVMGFSEQPAIIALVLYGLLPILQGTLTGIESVPSATREVAQGVGMSARQILWRVELPLAAPVIVAGIRTSVIINIGTAAIASTVGTKTLGSPIIIGLSGFNTAYVIQGAIVVALLAIITDMLFERWVRYLTAWRQQTQAASSAG
- a CDS encoding phosphate/phosphite/phosphonate ABC transporter substrate-binding protein, translated to MQVSLPMYGVTHQPAESFWRVLRGKLLQLGLPLAPEQLVWPHDLAQHWLQDDLLLSQTCGYPLVSSLQQVQLIGTYHYRVEGCEGANYSSWLVVRDDDPGERLADFRGRIAAYNSTDSQSGHNSLRALIAPLAQNGSFFSDAIASGAHYQSLKLIQNRQADIAAVDCVSLKLLKRARPQALAGLKIIGRTASVPGLPLITSSQTPPEQLEILRAGAKAMLGEAVSDNLLIGDFSLVPRSAYQIITELEQQAAARGVTAL
- the yedA gene encoding drug/metabolite exporter YedA; its protein translation is MLSQSSRNVLPLIGALFTLYIVWGSTYFVIRLGVESWPPLMMAGIRFLVAGIVLFSFLALRGHALPTLRQWLAAGTIGILLLAVGNGLVTVAEHQHVPSGIAAVMVATVPLFTLFFSLFWGMRNTKLEWAGIALGLVGIVLLNTGNNLVGNPTGALLILLASASWAFGSVLGSRISLPAGPMAGAAEMLVAGVVLLVVSQLSGERLTQMPSAKGFFALGYLIIFGSMLAISAYMFLLKNVRPAVATSYAYVNPVVAVLLGIGFAGESLAPREWAALVIIVAAVVLVTLGKFLFARPVSRISRER
- a CDS encoding helix-turn-helix transcriptional regulator, which translates into the protein MSRINLENGDSPAQSVSDRLLTLLKTRGPQQASDAGKVLGTTGEAARQQFVKLAKDGLVEAVAETRGVGRPVQLWHLTAAGNARFPDTHSELTVQLLRTVRDKLGEQAIELLIDTREQETRINYKQAMIGATDLQERVQRLTAIRCREGYMAECRTQEDGSFLLVENHCPICAAATVCQGFCRAELSIFTEVLQAQVERSEHILAGARRCAYRISLL